The Ooceraea biroi isolate clonal line C1 chromosome 1, Obir_v5.4, whole genome shotgun sequence genome has a window encoding:
- the LOC105280370 gene encoding A-kinase anchor protein 9 — protein sequence MAETVEDMDSLDGKLFGTTFKRNPPDDGKKRITFADEDDPIANLLIDKEDVPTGQKNPTAIRDKRSIIDDLFDKKFSNESLSSSKPDEKENNLTSALSATGIDRSKTLEDKTKKQSLMQDLFGSTLHTSPSKESNASKRSMQSEEKISTITEVSKAQSQHSTYAPTSFGTREPRRGKRTSEIINDPLGLFSSSTFSRTEQVPKAAERRAVSADTNRQKSESKDYLPEWLEPKKTAEDKSSDYTQDRPTEELFNQHRRSSSDKIMQEVANTQQENESRIIEAVPHEKEKSTKLSDGQKIGTSEHEKGKTEEDYPKYNTMVVSTNADVNKNSRDAHGNLMCNEGGYVTAIRKLELEKSHLSVTIHSLNEKYENEIMILDESYKRQIGFLQERTNTLEKRMQQELECLEADYETKIEKLKNEKMQIETFYKEEIQTLKKEHAQFIEEIYERHSQSIRLLQKEHFDTMESILKMREVENLAMTTIATHKTDLQTLLQKADFIIENMKNVQEKTDQRDDQSIKLREYYLKTNEEDVQIRNVEMKKQRELLEQEREKMMKVADKLDSHVAQLALELEKKSAMLNEALETLKKREEFLSHEREIFEEKVQWERNHIQALKESWFNEQEKQLKALTKEKEVIAAKKKQYEVLRTIKINSDDITKIELAAAIKAAQDATTFANQERLKWQEKIKDLEMQQQTLEEKEYRLLTRAQDLENFTQVAFAKNEEAVKVLKEARNIENEHRAKVDAHFGALARRQNTTAEKLNLASEKLALRTAQMEKLGSSRNAPYGYANKQALSSQQHAFQVTTHFSEVVDPRLVMLKLSLDDQLDNIKYMTAMKL from the exons ATGGCAGAAACGGTGGAGGACATGGATAGCCTGGATGGCAAACTGTTTGGTACCACATTTAAAAGGAATCCACCGGATGATGGCAAAAAGAGAATCACATTTGCAG ATGAAGATGATCCAATAGCTAATCTATTAATTGATAAAGAGGATGTGCCAACAGGCCAAAAGAATCCAACGGCAATAAGAGATAAACGAAGTATAATAGATGACTTGTTTGATAAAAAGTTTTCCAATGAATCCTTATCGAGTTCAAAGCCTgatgagaaagaaaataatttgacatCTGCACTAAGTGCTACAGGAATCGATAGGTCAAAAACGTTAGAAGATAAGACAAAAAAACAGTCTCTGATGCAAGATTTGTTTGGGAGTACATTGCACACGTCTCCGTCAAAAGAGTCAAATGCCAGTAAAAGGTCCATGCAGtcagaagaaaaaatatcgaCCATAACTGAAGTCTCTAAAGCACAATCGCAACATTCAACATATGCGCCAACATCTTTTGGAACGAGAGAGCCTCGTAGAGGCAAGAGAACttcagaaataattaatgatccCCTAGGATTATTTTCTTCAAGCACGTTTAGTCGAACGGAACAAGTTCCAAAA GCAGCAGAAAGACGTGCAGTATCTGCAGACACAAATAGACAGAAATCAGAAAGCAAAGACTATTTACCGGAATGGTTGGAACCTAAAAAGACAGCAGAAGATAAAAGTAGCGATTATACTCAAGATAGGCCTACTGAAGAATTATTTAACCAGCACAGAAGGTCCAGCTCCGATAAGATTATGCAAGAA GTAGCAAACACGCAGCAAGAGAACGAATCAAGAATAATCGAAGCAGTGCCACATGAGAAGGAAAAATCGACGAAATTATCAGATGGTCAGAAAATTGGAACGAGTGAAcacgaaaaaggaaaaactgAAGAAGATTATCCTAAA TACAACACAATGGTTGTGTCAACTAATGCTGATGTGAATAAAAATTCGAGGGACGCGCATGGTAATTTAATGTGTAATGAGGGCGGTTACGTAACTGCCATACGGAAATTGGAACTGGAGAAATCTCATTTGTCAGTAACGATACATAGcttgaatgaaaaatatgaaaatgagATTATGATTCTAGACGAGTCCTATAA GCGGCAAATAGGATTCCTGCAAGAGAGAACAAACACATTGGAGAAGAGAATGCAACAGGAGCTCGAATGTTTAGAGGCAGATTACGAAACGAAGatcgaaaaattgaaaaatgaaaagatgcAAATTGAAACGTTTTACAAGGAAGAAATACAAACCTTGAAg AAGGAGCATGCGCAATTTATAGAGGAAATTTATGAGCGCCATTCCCAAAGTATAAGACTGCTACAGAAGGAACATTTTGATACAATGGAGAGTATATTGAAAATGAGGGAGGTAGAGAATTTAGCTATGACAACCATAGCGACCCATAAGACTGACTTACAGACTTTGTTACAAAAAGCTGACTTCATTATAGAGAATATGAAAAACGTGCAAGAAAAGACTGACCAAAGAGACGACCAAAGTATAAAGTTAAGAGAATACTATTTGAAGACTAACGAAGAAGACGTACAAA TACGAAATGTAGAAATGAAGAAGCAGCGGGAACTACTAGAACAGgaacgtgagaaaatgatgaaagTAGCTGACAAATTGGACTCGCATGTTGCACAGTTGGCTCTTGAGTTGGAGAAGAAGAGCGCTATGCTCAACGAGGCGTTAGAAACGttaaagaaaagagaggagtTCCTGTCACacgaaagagaaatatttgagGAAAAAGTACAATGGGAGCGTAATCATATACAG GCCTTAAAGGAATCTTGGTTTAATGAACAAGAAAAGCAATTAAAGGCTTtgacaaaagaaaaagaggtaatcgcagctaaaaagaaacaatatgAGGTCCTAAGAACGATAAAGATCAATTCGGacgatattacaaaaatagaG TTGGCAGCGGCTATAAAAGCAGCTCAGGATGCTACTACATTTGCGAATCAGGAACGATTGAAATGGCAAGAGAAGATCAAAGATCTCGAAATGCAACAGCAGACTCTGGAAGAAAAGGAATATCGGCTTTTGACGCGCGCTCAAGATCTTGAAAATTTCACGCAA GTAGCATTTGCGAAAAATGAAGAAGCTGTCAAGGTGCTGAAAGAAGCTCGTAATATTGAAAACGAGCACAGAGCAAAAGTCGATGCACATTTTGGTGCATTGGCGCGAAGGCAAAACACAACGGCAGAGAAACTAAATTTAGCAAG tgaGAAGTTGGCTTTAAGAACTGCCCAGATGGAGAAATTGGGAAGCAGCCGAAATGCTCCGTATGGTTACGCAAACAAACAAGCACTGTCTAGTCAGCAACACGCATTTCAAGTCACTACCCACTTCTCA GAAGTCGTGGACCCTCGATTAGTGATGTTAAAATTGAGTCTGGACGACCAACtggataatattaaatacatgaCTGCCATGAAACTTTGA